A stretch of DNA from Clostridia bacterium:
TGAAAGCGGTTTATATTCAGCACGGCGGCGTCCATAAGCTTATCCTGCGCGTAGAGATCCGCCCTGCCGCAGTATTCGAGGAAGAACTGTTTGATATAAAGTCCCGTGAGGGGGTCCGTCTCGGTCGCGCTGATTATGCTGGCGTCCTCGGCGAGCTCGATCGAGCGGCGGACGCGCGCGAGGATGACCTCCGGCGCGTTGTACGGCTTCTCGATGAAGTCCGCGGCGCCCATTTCGAGACTGCGGACCTCGGCTTCGCGCTCCGAGGTCGCGACGATGACGGGGATGTGGCGCATCTTCGGATCCGCCCTCATGATCTCGAGCAGCTCGTAGCCGTCCATAACGGGCATCATCAGATCGAGCAGCACTATGGAGATCGTTTCGCCGCGTTCCTCAAGCACATCGCGCGCCTGCGCGCCGTTTTCGGCCAAAACGACGTCGTAATCCTTTTCGAGAATAGCGCCGAGCATGATTCTGTTGATAAGTTCGTCGTCAACGACAAGAACCGATCTGCGCGCTGATTCGACGCGGCCGAGGGCGCTGTCGGATAAGCTCATCTTCTCACTTCCGTTTTCAGAAATTCGCGTGAATTCATACCGGTATAATACCACATCAGCATGGTAATTGCAACCGAATTTTACATTATTTGCGGTAAAGCGTAGAATATAGTCACCCTGTCGGGAAATACATTACGGGAGGTTTCGGAAAAATGAAAAAAACGATAATAAGCGAGGATCTGCTCCGGCGCTTCGCGGAGAATATGCGCAGGGAGGAGAAAAGCGAGCGCACGCGGGAGAAATACCTGCACGACGCAGGACGCTTCCTGCGCTTCGCCGGCGAGCGCACGCCCGACCGCGAACTCGTGCTCGCCTACAAGGGGGAGCTCATCCGCAGATATCCGCCGGCGAGCGCGAACTCGATGCTTGCGGCGGTCAACGCGCTGCTCCGCTTCGCCGGCCGCGGCGACCTGTGTGTGAGGCAGTTTCGCGTGCAGAAGGAGATCTACCGCTCCGAAAGCGCCGAGCTGACGCGGGATGAGTACCTGCGGCTCGTCGCCGCCGCGGAGCGCGATTCCGACGGACGCTCCGCGCTGCTGCTCCAGACCGTCTGCTGCACCGGCATCCGCATCAGCGAGCTGGAATACGTCACCGTAGAGGCCGTCAGAAGCGGCGAGGCACAGGTCAACTGCAAGGGCAAGACGCGCAAAATCTTCATCGTCTCCGCGCTGCGCGAAAAGCTGCTGCGCTACGCGGAGGAAAACGGCGTGAACCGCGGCCCCGTCTTCCGCACGCGCACCGGCAAGCCGCTCGACCGCAGCAACATCTGGCGCAGGATGAAAAAGCTCTGCGCCGAGGCGCAGATACCTCCGCAGAAAGTGTTCCCCCACAACCTGCGCCACCTTTTCGCGCGCGCGTTTTACGAAAAGGAGCACGACATCTCCACCCTCGCGGATATCCTCGGCCATTCAAGCGTGAACACCACGCGGATATATATCATATCCACCGGCGCCGAGCACGCGAAGCGTATGGAGGGGATGGACCTCGTGACGTGAAAATGCCGCGCCCGCCGCTAATCCGCGACGTCAACGTCCGGCACTATCGTTATCTCGTGATCCGGATACAGCTCGCAGATCTCTTTATACAGCGTCTCCATAGCTCCCCTGCGGTCGACGTCAAAGCTGACGACGACGTCGAAGCGGATGGTCTTCTTCTCCGTATCGGCGTAGAACCCGTGAAGCTGCAGCGCCCATTCGTGCGACATAACGATCTTCTGCACGGCGTTGCGCATCCGCGCCGCCTCGTCATCGGAGGTGTTGAAGGAATAGACGCCGATGCCGGTAAGGATGATGCCGGTCTTCTGATAAACGTCTATCTGTATCTTGCGCGTTATCCTGTCGACCTCGTCAACTTTCATGGTATCCGGCAGCTCGATATGGACCGAGCCGTAGTTTTTGTTCGGTCCGTAGTTGAAAAGCGTCACGTCGTAGGCGCCGAGCACCGCTTCCTCCTCGCAGATGATGCGCTTCAGCTCGCGGCTCGTTTCCGCGTCCTCGCGCTTGCCGATGACGTCGTTGACGGTCTCGATCATCATTTCGACGCCGGCCTTGATGATGAAGAGCGCTATCACGACGCCGACGTACGCTTCAAGCGACACGCCCCAGATGAGAAATACCGCCGCCGAGGCGAGCACCGACGCGGAAAGCACCGCGTCGAAGAGCGCGTCCGAACCGGAGGCGACGAGCGCGCCGGAGTTGACCTTCTTCCCCTGCCGTTTCACGTACATCCCGAGCAGCAGCTTGACGACGATCGCGACCGAGATGATTATGAGCGAAACCGTGCTGTATTCAGCCGCTTCCGGCGTTATTATCTTTTTCACCGACTCCACGAGCGCGGTTATACCCGCGTAGAGCACGAGCGCGGCGACTATCATCGAGCTGAGGTATTCGATCCTGCCGTAGCCGAGCGGGTGCTTTTTGTCCGGCTGCTTCGCGCCGAGCTTCGCGCCGATGATCGTAACGACGGACGAAAGCGCGTCGGAAAGGTTGTTGACCGCGTCGAGTATCACGGCGATCGAGTTGGAAACGATCCCGACAAACGCCTTGAACGCGACGAGAAGCACGTTGGCGGCAATGCCGACAACGCTCGTTCTGACTATCGTTTTTTCTCTGTTCGCCGCGAGCACGGCGACGTCGTTTTGATTATCCATTTTTCCGCCTTTCAGCGCGGCGCTTCGGTCTCTTCACGATCCGTTTCACAGCTTCGCGCTCTTTTTCGGTAATAAAATTATTATAACATATATCCCGGCTGTTTGCAATATAAGTTGCAATATAATAAAACCTCTTTCGCGCGTGACGAAAGAGGTTTTTGTGATCATCGCCCGGGATCGCGGATCCGGGAGCATTGCAAAAGAGCGATGCATTCGCATCGCTCT
This window harbors:
- a CDS encoding response regulator, which encodes MSLSDSALGRVESARRSVLVVDDELINRIMLGAILEKDYDVVLAENGAQARDVLEERGETISIVLLDLMMPVMDGYELLEIMRADPKMRHIPVIVATSEREAEVRSLEMGAADFIEKPYNAPEVILARVRRSIELAEDASIISATETDPLTGLYIKQFFLEYCGRADLYAQDKLMDAAVLNINRFHLINELCGQEAGDKALVALARHLRSIAVEVGGFAGRGDADTFYLYLPHRDDYVDILNGAGAVLTEALPDTH
- a CDS encoding tyrosine-type recombinase/integrase encodes the protein MKKTIISEDLLRRFAENMRREEKSERTREKYLHDAGRFLRFAGERTPDRELVLAYKGELIRRYPPASANSMLAAVNALLRFAGRGDLCVRQFRVQKEIYRSESAELTRDEYLRLVAAAERDSDGRSALLLQTVCCTGIRISELEYVTVEAVRSGEAQVNCKGKTRKIFIVSALREKLLRYAEENGVNRGPVFRTRTGKPLDRSNIWRRMKKLCAEAQIPPQKVFPHNLRHLFARAFYEKEHDISTLADILGHSSVNTTRIYIISTGAEHAKRMEGMDLVT
- a CDS encoding cation transporter — its product is MDNQNDVAVLAANREKTIVRTSVVGIAANVLLVAFKAFVGIVSNSIAVILDAVNNLSDALSSVVTIIGAKLGAKQPDKKHPLGYGRIEYLSSMIVAALVLYAGITALVESVKKIITPEAAEYSTVSLIIISVAIVVKLLLGMYVKRQGKKVNSGALVASGSDALFDAVLSASVLASAAVFLIWGVSLEAYVGVVIALFIIKAGVEMMIETVNDVIGKREDAETSRELKRIICEEEAVLGAYDVTLFNYGPNKNYGSVHIELPDTMKVDEVDRITRKIQIDVYQKTGIILTGIGVYSFNTSDDEAARMRNAVQKIVMSHEWALQLHGFYADTEKKTIRFDVVVSFDVDRRGAMETLYKEICELYPDHEITIVPDVDVAD